A stretch of the Bradyrhizobium sp. CCBAU 53351 genome encodes the following:
- a CDS encoding FecR domain-containing protein, with the protein MCRPAIAALATVLVVALACFLPGAARAQIDSAKPAVATSSSKPIGKVVVATGSVTIEHAGAVIVQANVSGDPIRANTGDPVYLGDVVQTGVDGRVAINFTDGSSFNLSSNARMVLDHYVYEPAGKSNASLFNLAKGTFTFVAGSVAKTGDMKVDTPVATLGIRGTTPHIEILDDGSVRFSTLIEEGKSKLLKKPPTSAAPEPDRSSSRRLNICRGC; encoded by the coding sequence ATGTGCAGACCTGCGATAGCCGCTCTGGCGACCGTCCTCGTTGTGGCGCTTGCCTGCTTCTTACCGGGTGCGGCTCGAGCGCAAATCGATTCCGCCAAGCCCGCCGTCGCTACCTCGTCATCGAAACCGATTGGGAAGGTGGTGGTTGCCACCGGCTCGGTCACAATCGAACATGCGGGCGCAGTGATCGTTCAGGCGAATGTCTCGGGTGACCCCATCCGGGCCAATACGGGTGATCCCGTCTATCTTGGTGATGTGGTGCAGACGGGGGTCGATGGCCGGGTCGCCATCAACTTTACCGACGGCAGCTCGTTCAATCTATCGAGCAACGCCCGTATGGTATTGGATCATTATGTGTATGAGCCGGCCGGCAAGTCCAATGCGAGCCTATTCAATCTCGCCAAGGGAACGTTCACTTTTGTCGCAGGCAGCGTCGCAAAGACAGGCGACATGAAGGTCGATACCCCCGTCGCCACGCTCGGGATCCGGGGCACGACGCCGCACATCGAGATTTTGGATGATGGGTCGGTCAGATTCTCTACCTTGATCGAAGAGGGCAAGAGCAAGCTCCTGAAGAAGCCACCGACATCCGCGGCGCCGGAGCCCGATCGAAGCAGCAGTCGAAGGCTCAACATCTGTCGAGGCTGCTGA